In Amaranthus tricolor cultivar Red isolate AtriRed21 chromosome 3, ASM2621246v1, whole genome shotgun sequence, a single window of DNA contains:
- the LOC130808486 gene encoding uncharacterized protein LOC130808486, whose protein sequence is MNTSSNPIMSTNQKIRVRWQKIKEAYKAARRERPHLIPRRTTDMFKCRWDRVASACLKWSRTYDEALRRKKSGTTDEDMLKEVHLIHQRKHVVKSNQKKQLDQQPTGGVSSESSGKRSRTEEDSETPTSEPQGGSSTRPEGVKKAKARMTGKMVVDQSIQALSVFGESLRLNSELMKEKTKGEDRTSKTKEARKQKQLQLEEYRMNWEIYQKLSKKETLQTWEADLMVQLGQYFQNYDRQ, encoded by the exons ATGAACACAAGTTCAAATCCAATTATGAGCACTAACCAAAAGATAAGAGTGAGATGGCAGAAAATTAAGGAAGCTTATAAAGCAGCGAGGAGGGAACGACCCCATCTGATCCCACGAAGAACCACCGACATGTTTAAATGTCGTTGGGATAGAGTTGCTTCCGCATGTTTGAAGTGGTCTAGAACTTATGACGAGGCTCTTAGGAGGAAGAAGAGTGGCACGACAGACGAAGATATGCTTAAAGAAGTGCATTTAATCCATCAAAGAAAACACG TggtaaaaagtaatcaaaaaaaacaattgGATCAACAACCAACTGGTGGTGTTAGTAGTGAAAGTAGTGGGAAAAGATCAAGGACGGAAGAAGATTCTGAAACACCAACAAGTGAACCTCAAGGAGGATCATCCACTCGCCCCGAGGGTGTGAAGAAGGCTAAGGCTCGCATGACTGGAAAAATGGTTGTAGATCAATCAATTCAAGCTTTGAGTGTATTTGGAGAGAGTCTTCGACTTAATTCAGAATTAATGAAGGAGAAGACAAAAGGAGAAGACagaacttcaaaaacaaaagaagcccgaaaacaaaaacaacttcaacTGGAAGAATATCGAATGAATTGGGAGATCTATcaaaaattaagcaaaaaaGAAACTCTTCAGACATGGGAAGCTGATTTGATGGTTCAACTTGGACAATACTTTCAGAATTACGATCGTCAGTAG